The following DNA comes from Serpentinimonas raichei.
CACCATCGCGGAAGCACTGGCGCGGCGCGACCGCAGCTTTTCCCAGACCGAAGAGGCCAACCACCGCACCGACCACGCGGTGGTGGGGGCGATCGTGGCCCGCACCTGGAACCTGCCGCCCGAGGTGGCGCTGGCGGTGCGGCTGCACCACGATTTCAGCTGCCTAGGCGATGCCCGCATTGGTGCCCCAGTGCGCCAACTGGTGGCGCTGTTGCTGGTGGCCGACTACCTGGTGCTGCAGCACGAGGGCGTCAACGCACCCGCCGACTGGGCCCGTTGCGGAGCCGCGTGTTTGGCGCATTTGCAAATCGATGCCGCTGAAGTGGAGCACTGGATCGACGAGTTGCACCCGGTCTTTGAGGCCGTCTCCCTGCACTGAACAGGCAAGCGCCGGCTCAGAGCGGGTGCTCGGTGTAGAAGCGCCCACCGTGGTAGAGCAAGGGCCGGGCATCTGGCCGATGCTCGCAGCGCTCGACCGCGCCGACGAAGATCAGGTGGTCGCCCTCGGTGTGTAGGCTGTGGTGTCGGCACTCGAAGCGCGCCACGCCGCCGGCCAGCAAGGGCACGCCGGCGGGGCTGGGCTGGTGTTCCACCCCGGCCCAGCGGTCGATGCCGGGGGTGGCGAAACGCAGCGCCAGGTCGCGCTGCGAGGCCGCCAGCACATGAATGGCAAAGTGCTGGGCTTGCTGAAACACCGGCAGCGCGTTGGAGCGCAGCGCCAAGCTCCACAGCACCAAGGCCGGCTGCAAGGAAACCGAATTAAAAGAGTTCACCGTCAGCCCGACCGGGCTGCCATCGACCGCACGGGTGGTGACGATCGTCACGCCGGTGGCAAAGCGGCCCAATGCGGCGCGCAGGTCCTGCGGGGAGGGGTGTGGTGCGGCGGTGCGTGGCGTCATAAACGGGCTAGATTGTCACCGAAACCGCCCTTGCCCCCATTTGCATTCAAGGCGCAAGGGATTTATAGCGGTCCGTACTCCGGGCTTTGCCCGCTCATCTGACGCGCCAGCGCCCGCCCCGAGCCCGCCCCCAGCGTCCAGCCCAGGGTGCCGTGGCCGACGTTGAGCCACAAGCCGGCGATGCGGCTGGGGCCGATCAGCGGAACGTTGCTGGGGGTGGTGGGGCGCAGGCCGCACCAAAAGTTGGGCGCTCCGCCTTGTTCGGGCAAGCGGGTATCGGCCACCTCGGGGAACACCG
Coding sequences within:
- a CDS encoding flavin reductase family protein produces the protein MTPRTAAPHPSPQDLRAALGRFATGVTIVTTRAVDGSPVGLTVNSFNSVSLQPALVLWSLALRSNALPVFQQAQHFAIHVLAASQRDLALRFATPGIDRWAGVEHQPSPAGVPLLAGGVARFECRHHSLHTEGDHLIFVGAVERCEHRPDARPLLYHGGRFYTEHPL